In Danio aesculapii chromosome 12, fDanAes4.1, whole genome shotgun sequence, the sequence GCCCTGCCctatcttcatgtttcagttgagattacggcAAACGACTTcaaagcacatttcaaagcacttcgtGAAACCTTTCAATGAAACTAGTAATGTTGAAAGTACTGCAAAGTTTTGAATTATCCCAGCTGAAAAGTAAAAGGCTGCTCATTCTAGTGAGTTCTTATGTGATGAGCATTATTTCTGTGTCCATCAGGGGTTTTTCCTGACCGTTTCCCCAGACTCTATCCTGAAAGTGGCCAAACACGCGTCCGAAAACAACAAGATCTTCGGTCTGAATCTGTCGGCTCCTTTCATCAGTCAGTTCTTCAAGGAGCCACTGATGAAGGTCCTGCCGTACGTTGACATCATCTTCGGCAACGAGACGGTGAGATTAAGtctctttaaaggtgcagtatgtaagttcgacacccagtggttgaactaggtattacacacctggttcaaaacaagcGCAGGTTGCCGAACTGATGACACcgacagcagtgtgcctgactgtcgatttaaggctgatttaagtcgtgttctaactGAAAGCAATGGCACGCTGTGGAAATATGAGTTGGTATAATCtaatttcaaatgaacaataatctacatataaatGAAAAGTTCTATTCTTTGTTTtttcattatataattttattaccaGCCCAGCCATGAGAGACATTAACCTTTGTCTTTCTGACCACAGGCTGAGCCAAAGAGATGCAAATGCTATGGGCAGGCTTTTTACAACTCTGCCTTTTTCTAGGGTGCTGTTTTTATGCTAAAGCaacccttttgttgattaactcatctggtcagtagctgggcaggtttctaacacctatatgcAGGTTATAGTGCTGACTCCAAAACTTAATTTGTCCCCACCTACATGAATCACTGTCTGTGAAATGTATAAAAACctagtgcttgctgtacagtCGTTTCTTTCGATGTCTTcacagccacgctgagttcttcttattaaggattctgctttgaagacaagcaaaagttctccctggttttttgggctcgtcttagaatttcacaacagtttggtacAATGAGCCAGACTACAGAAATTCACAACAACGCGATAGAGGGAATAtcctccatattaaaaggagtttttgtcctaatcaacacctcgaattgatatattagaaacggcttctgtttctcacagttaaacaacagaaaacttacaatgatcagctcagctacacctcatgtgctttattcagtgttaaatgctgataatgtgagtttaaatggcattttacataacatttattgccgttctactgaaagcagcagcagatagttcacctcagatctggaaaataaaataaactgattgaaattgaacttcagaactgtgaaataatgcaagccaacacatatcagtgattcagcatctacatttaatattgttgaagatgtttaatatgtattaattagattataaacctcaccattcTGTTggggtgcagtgagtgcactattctgtgcatctgaatggctgtatttaaacttctgtcgtgtttcgtctggtgcaaacagcccaattgctcacTGCATATCTCATCACGTagagtgttgttaggacacggggttacactgtaacctgctcacctaatgcaAGTAGTAAAATGGGGATATTTTCAAAGAAGTGGACAGAACgctgatttatttataatatgtattcatatgaatttttatcagtgttgttatttgtatgtatttttatataattaattattaagaaaCGGTTATGatttgtaaaattatatattgaatatttactACAAGGGACGGCAGGGTGACTCAGTGGTTTGCACTttagccttacagcaagaaggtcaatagTTCGAgtttcggctgggccagttgacatttctgtgtggagtttacatgttctcctcatgttggcgtaggtttcctccggaaatgtaacctgctcacctaatgtttacgctcgtaatttctatattatttgctaattaataacctcatgtggaactctgaatctgcgtctcatttcggagtctgctactgtccaccggaggtcgcatttcggttgcggacgcatgctttgacagcctttctgaatgaatgaatgaatgaatgaatgaaatgttctgtTTTCCACCAgagcaacccggggtgctgaaatataattggctaaactggcattgggcgggttaaagggaccaaatcAAAGACAGTCATtccagcacgtaacgcacatttttcgaagcagaatatctgacttcagcattgtttatcagataaatatgttcactgagcatgtttctgaaatatctgcaaacatattatggtgtttttatgctttagaagagtcaaaaaacaGCTCAtcagtaggcatgggctggtattattcaattcaattcccctttatttgtatagcgcttatacaatgtagattgtgtcaaagcagcttcacataaaagatcttagtaaataggaacagtgtagttcagtttgtagtgtttaagttcagttcagtttagctcagttcagtgtggtttaataatcactactgagagtccaaatactgaagagcaaatccaacgatgtgcagctctacagatcctgaaccatgcaagccagtggcgacagcggagagggaaaaaaaacttcactaaatggtgaaagtgaagaaaaaaaaccttgagagaaaccagactcagttgggcacgatcattttaatttctccgctggccaaacgtcttgtgcagagctgcagtctcagcggcggaggctggaagctggcctcagcgaagactcgtctgtctctggagcgtcacaggaatcagtctcatgttctccactcttccatgaccatcacagtagttGCTCatgatacggcctggtccaggattatggaaaccttgggatcatctcgtcgttggtcatggatcgaatcagtgactctgcatagtctgagggcctcgggaagagtatccccaggtggaaatggagaataattaGAAtaagtataagattctgacggtatgataacgttggataaaaatatcattgtattgtgattactgctctaaaccttttgtttgtgtcttgtgttgtgttttgtttgtaaatgtctgggtaaaaaaacagcaaacttttctctccattaaacacaatatattttattttaagaaacatttacaatattttggagcagtaaacatgtcagactgtataattaaaataaatcattgacttctgctgtcttcaaaacactgatttctttacaacttgaaaaggaatctttggatatctttcttttctgtggAGACAACGTAAAGCCGCTGcactgttcatttttgagtgagatgctaatggtctaatccgattcaatgatctatgctaagctaagctaaaagtgatcaTATCAGCTAAATGAACtcaaaaatggtaaaagtcaTCTGTTTATATCTAGGAGAGTAGTAAAATGGGGATATTTTCAAAgacttttgatttatttacaatatgtaTTCATATGAATTTTTATCAGTGttgttatttgtatgtatttttatgtaattaattattaagaAACGGTTATGATTTGTAAAatcatatattgaatatttacTACAAGGGACTGCAGGGTGACTCAGTGGTTTGCACtttggccttacagcaagaaggtcgctagttcgagtttcggctgggccagttggcatttctgtgtggagtttgcatgttctcctcatgttggcgtgggtttcctccgggtgtttcagtgtcacccacagtccaaacacatgcgctataggggaattgattaactaaactggctgtagtgtacgagtgtgtatgggtgtttcccagtactgggttgcggctggaagggctggaATATCTGGCGGTtcttccactgtggtgacctctgattaataagggaccaagccgtaggaaaatgaatgaatatttactaCAAGTGTtggccatgaatatagccaatgctgctgatatgttattaaagcataaacaaatgaataaatagatgatgGCAGAACTCATATTGTAGATATGTAGCTTTTTCAGTATGATATTGATGATTTAGCCTCATATAAACGGAAGATGTTTATTTTACAGGAAGCCGCCACGTTTGCAAAGGAGCAGGGCTTTGAGGTGAGACACAAATCACTGTAATGTCTTTCCAAATGGAGAAATGTTGATTCTTTTCTTTTGCATAGACGAGCTGTTGTGTTTTGTGCAGACTGAAGACATCGCTGAAATTGCGCATCGGGTTCAGAATCTGCCCAAAGTCAACAAGAACCGTCAGAGGATTGTGGTGTTCACTCAGGGCAGAGAGGACACGGTGGCCACTGTCGGTGCGTCTGCGCTCACCACTGCAGCTCTGGAGCTTTTCCACATGATCATTTATTCTTTTATCTGTCTTTCTCTGTTTTTAGGTGATAAAGTGAAAATGTTTCCAGTTTTAGACATTGACCAGAATGACATTGTGGACACGAATGGTGCCGGTGACGCTTTTGTTGGAGGTAATAGAGTACTCTGATTATTTTGgagtgttattttaataaagcaagatattaaagtctgcatgaaattaaaatgtacaatgttttttttgctGCCACACATTGTTAGTCATGAGGTGAACAGTTAATCGGTGCAAGTTAAGCATCTGGAGTATGCAGATGTCTGTCGATCAAGTGACAACGCCCTTAATTATGTAGAATATTAAggcttaaagggcatctatggtaaaaaatctacttttgaagctgtttggacagacatatgtgcatgtatggtgtatagaccatcataatggggtgatataagcacacccagtgctttttttttttaatttaacaacatcaaacggtggaccaattggagcggttttcaaattgaccgctacctgacgtaggagtgcggtccccccgcccaccaatattgattgacaggcgcatcatatcctcagtttgttgattcacgtccgccattttcagcgtgagtcgaagcgatatcactaaaggaacaccctagctctatttttagatgcaaggctcattgggctcaacacaagatcaatattctccacattatcgctccaatcggaattattggttgtatctttaggcaggtttgcaaacatgtgtacttctcattgagtctaccttatacttcagccgtttgcatttctcgcaatcccagaagctccctgtgatcttaactaggtgctgctgtacctgacgctgtgccatgcattttagaattctaaacataggtttctatcagggtacacacaacggcgcgacgattcgggacacttcatgtttctgccgcgccacagagagtgtctggtgtgccgtgtcgtggcttcgagcgacgcatcccgtgcctcagtcaaagttaattcagtgtgcgtggttattagtttcggtgtacaagctcggcacttgaaactagcacacagttggctgtaaaactgtacaaatacacaaatgattttgtactctctgttTGGTCtatgtccgagtcgtacatgtatgactgattgctgatcctctcacgcctgctccttctctcagtctgcccaaacacagagcgggtgagctcatggctccgcccccttgttacgttgggcgggaagccgaaactaatttacatttaaagcaacacacccctaaatcagcaagctgtggacacgccccaatatgacactttttaacacattataataaaataatctaaattgtgttttaaactgaagctaaactggcacactcagaaaaaccagaatattaatattaaatcataaaaaaagaggtaaactatgtgccctttaatataaattaaacgtATAAGTTAAATTCagaagggtaatattagccatATACATCGAAACCCTTTTTTGTAccatgctgtaaacatgtttatttctgctgtaaagttggacAATTTAGCATGGCAGTCTATGAGGATTTATTAGcttctggagccagcccccagtgGTCATTCGAGGAAtcgcagttttagttacttccgcaTTGGTTTTATGAGGGAGTTTCCTGATGAAGACGCTTCCGGATGAAGACCGACAGAGAGAGTTggatgttttaaacatttaagatCATTTCTCGATCATAAATTGACATTTGCTGAAGTGTAGAATGTTTTTTGGTAatgtaatttctaataacttatttcttttatatttgccatgatgacaacacataatatctgactagatatttttcaagacactagtattcagcttaaagtgacatttaaaggcttgactaggttaattaggttaaaattttaattagttgagtcattgtataacagtggtttgttcttgagacaatccaaaacaaatattgcttaagggggctaataatattgaccttaaaatgtctttaataaaattaaaaactgcttttattctagccgaaataaaactaataagactttctccagaagaaataatattataggaaatactgtgaaaaattcctgaatctgttaaacatcatttgtaaaatatttgggggaaaaaattacaggtgggtgaataattctgacttcaactctatgtgATTTGGATGTTGGTGTGATTAtggtgaagccaaagataaatttccaattgtggacaataaagaaagtcaaataaaaaGCCACTCTACTCTAGTCAACTCAAGTCAACTCTGGTCAACTCAACACTAGTCAAGTCAACTCTACTCTAGTCAACACTAGTCAAGTCAACTCTACTCTAGTCAACTCAAGTCAACTCTACTCTAGTCAACTCAAGTCAACTCTGGTCAACTCAACACTAGTCAAGTCAACTCTACTCTAGTCAACACTAGTCAAGTCAACTCTAGTCTAGTCAACTCAACTCTAGTCAACTCAAGTCAACTCTACTCTAGTCAACTCTAGTCAACACTAGTCAAGTCAACTCTAGTCTAGTCAACTCAACTCTAGTCAACTCTAGTCAAGTCAACTCTAGTCAACTCTAGTCTAGTCAACTCAAGTCAACTCTAGTCTAGTCAACTCTAGTCAACACTAGTCTAGTCAACTTTTGTCAACACTAGTCAAGTCAACTCTAGTCAACTTTTGTCAACACTAGTCAAGTCAACTCTAGACAAGTGAATTATAGTCAGCACTAGTCAAGTCAACTCTAGTCAAGTAAACTCTAGTCAGCACTAGTCAAGTCAACTTTAGTCAATTCAAGTCAACTCTAGTCAAGTCAACTcttgtcaaatcaaatcaacacTATTCAATTCAAGTCAACACTAGTCAAGTCAACTCTAGTCAACACTAGTCTAGTGAACTCTAGTCTAGTCAACTTTTATCAACACTAGTCAAGTCAACTCTAGTCAATTCAAGTCAACACTAGTCACTTCAAGTCATCTCTAGTCAACACTAGTCAAGTCAACTCTAGTCAATTCAAGCCAACACTAGTCAATTCAAGTCATCTCTAGTCAACACTAGTCAAGTCAACTCTTGTCAATTCAACTCAAGTCAACTCTTGTCTAGTCAACTGTAGTCAACTCTAGTTAAGTCAACTCTACTGTAGTCAACTCCAGTCAACTCTACTCAACTCTAGTCAAGTCAACTCAACAACTCAAGTCAAACTCTTCGTGTTCAccttttgttgtatttttgtgcAGGTTTTCTGTCGGCGCTGGTCCAGGATCAGCCGCTGGAGGAGTGTATCCGCGCAGGTCACTACGCCGCTCACGTCATCATCCGCAGGTCCGGCTGCACCTTCCCAGAGAAACCCGATTTCCACTAAATCACTCACAACACCCAGGAATCTTTCCATTTCATTTTCCTGAAATTCCAGAAACACAACCTGCGTGCCTCTACATTGGTTTACACGCGTTTACTGTTAAACGGGCATTTATCAGGACTGCAACGACCACATAAATATACAGTCATGTCCGAGATGATTCATACCGCTGGCAGATTCTgactttaaagttacttttattcaaccagcaagtatGTTTTGACCGAAAATGACTCTGGCTTCCCCTGAAAGATAATAAGACAAATGTACAAGAAGCGTCATtgtggagaaaaaaatatttcccagcttttatttacatgtgAACACAAACTTTAAGTCAGAACTTGCcaagggtatgaataatttcatgcttaactgtatatataaatatcacaGATTGTCTTCTATCTGTTTTTATGCTACACTGCAATATTATTCCTATATTTAATCTATTAAAGACCCTTTAAGTGCATTTATATTTCTTCTAAATTAATTGCAGTAAATTAAGTTAACAGGATTGTGTAGAATGTTTGTGTCTTTCAGGTCTGTATTGTTATGAAATGCCAAATTGTATCTTAAGCGCACAATCTTTGAATATGCATAAGCTATATCCGATGGGGGAAGAGTTTTCAGTTCTGAAACAAGACGATGGTTCAGCTGACCAGTTTAATAAAAGATTTTAATCGTGTACAAGTTGTGTGTATCTGTATTAAAGTTGACTATTGGTCAAAGTAACCAAAAAGGTGTCCTGTTTTCAGACATTCAGACTTTTATAGTACATTCAGTTTTAGACCACAAaaggctgattttgagtctttgTTGaacagctttctctgtgtttcagcaaatgggatgatttttggtcacatcttatttttttaaaaacatattttggggaaatgctttgaaaatgttcagAAACTCAATACGCTCTgagcaaattgactaccctttggttatgtccgtggc encodes:
- the adkb gene encoding adenosine kinase b isoform X1, with product MPTVSQNSLFGMGNPLLDISAVVDKDFLDKYGLKPNDQILAEEKHKALFDEIVNKSKVEYHAGGSTQNSVKIAQWMIQEPHKVATFFGCIGTDHFGEILKQKAAEAHVDAHYYEQNQEPTGTCAACITGDNRSLVANLAAANCYNKEKHLDIESNWSLVEKARVYYIAGFFLTVSPDSILKVAKHASENNKIFGLNLSAPFISQFFKEPLMKVLPYVDIIFGNETEAATFAKEQGFETEDIAEIAHRVQNLPKVNKNRQRIVVFTQGREDTVATVGDKVKMFPVLDIDQNDIVDTNGAGDAFVGGFLSALVQDQPLEECIRAGHYAAHVIIRRSGCTFPEKPDFH